One part of the Glycine soja cultivar W05 chromosome 11, ASM419377v2, whole genome shotgun sequence genome encodes these proteins:
- the LOC114374090 gene encoding WRKY transcription factor 22-like translates to MDWDLQAIVGCTKAPAATVMDNSHLMFFQHLCPEEQDDLLFNFQEFSETTTVVDELEELYKPFYPPHVHVDNNNPLPIVANSLPIPDEEVKELKPSHKAASRCKKSKKQQKNKRVVTAADGVSDPWAWRKYGQKPIKGSAYPRSYYRCSSSKGCLARKHVERSQLDPGVLIVTYTAEHSDPHPTCKNSQQRNNSSTTTIAPATPRTHDGGGYRR, encoded by the exons ATGGATTGGGATTTACAAGCTATTGTGGGATGCACCAAAGCCCCTGCAGCCACCGTGATGGACAACTCGCATCTCATGTTTTTTCAACATTTATGTCCTGAAGAACAAGATGACCTACTTTTCAATTTTCAGGAATTCTCGGAAACCACAACGGTGGTTGATGAGTTAGAAGAGCTTTACAAACCTTTCTACCCTCCTCATGTTCATGTTGATAATAACAACCCTCTTCCCATCGTTGCAAATTCCCTACCTATCCCCGATGAAGAAGTCAAAGAACTCAAACCATCACACAAAGCAGCATCTAGATGTAAAAAAAG CAAGAAGCAGCAGAAGAATAAGAGGGTGGTGACAGCAGCAGATGGTGTTTCGGACCCATGGGCATGGCGTAAATATGGGCAGAAACCAATAAAGGGGTCAGCTTATCCTCGTAGCTATTATAGATGCAGCAGCTCCAAAGGGTGTTTGGCTAGGAAACACGTGGAACGGAGCCAGTTGGATCCTGGAGTTTTGATAGTTACCTACACAGCAGAACACAGCGATCCTCACCCTACATGCAAAAACTCACAACAAAGGAACAACAGTTCCACAACCACAATTGCACCTGCAACTCCAAGAACTCATGATGGCGGAGGCTATCGAAGATGA
- the LOC114375535 gene encoding meiotic recombination protein SPO11-2 isoform X1, with amino-acid sequence MEDLRNLTLKFFSDQELCYADIVPLAQVRARIEVSVLNFLKILNASSPAISDLPLIQRKYSNSRVNHGLLTELSRVFLSNSVSTRSLMRPNAAKAFVRVWKVMEMCYQILLQEKRVTQRELFYKLLCDSPHLFPSQTHVNRTIQGYYQCVVCFEFNAWCFRWEYINLCQTDLVALLRCSRFSLGIMASSRGLVAGRLILQEPGKEAVDCSLCGSSGFAISGDLNLLDSLVLNADARYVIIVEKHAIFQRLTEDRFFHQIPSILITAKGYPDIATRFLLYRISKAFPDLPILALVDWNPAGLAILCTFKFGSIGMGLEAYRYACNVKWLGLRGHDLPLLPNQSFVPLKPKDLQIAQSLMSSGILQDNYKEEVALMVQSGRRAEIEALYFNGYDYLGKYIAKKIVQSDYV; translated from the exons ATGGAAGATCTTCGGAATTTGACGCTAAAATTCTTCTCCGATCAAGAGCTTTGCTATGCTGATATCGTCCCTCTTGCTCAG GTCCGAGCCAGAATTGAAGTCTCTGTCCTCaattttctcaaaatattaaatGCCTCCAGCCCTGCCATCTCAGATTTGCCTTTG ATTCAGAGAAAATATAGCAATAGTCGAGTGAATCATGGCCTGTTGACTGAACTATCACGTGTTTTTCTCTCCAATTCCGTATCGACGAGGTCTCTGATGAGACCTAACGCAGCAAAGGCTTTTGTTAGGG TGTGGAAGGTGATGGAGATGTGCTATCAGATATTGCTTCAGGAAAAGCGTGTCACTCAGAGGGAGCTCTTCTACAAGCTGCTGTGTGATTCGCCACACCTGTTTCCTTCTCAAACACATGTCAACAGGACAATCCAAGGTTATTACCAGTGTGTTGTTTGCTTTGAATTTAATGCTTGGTGTTTTAGATGGGAATATATCAATCTGTGCCAAACAGATCTTGTAGCATTGCTTCGGTGCAGCCGATTCAGTCTTGGAATTATGGCATCTAGTCGAGGACTTGTAGCTGGCCGTCTGATTTTGCAG GAACCGGGCAAAGAGGCTGTTGATTGCTCTTTATGCGGTTCTTCTGGATTTGCAATATCTGGTGACTTGAATTTGTTGGATAGTTTGGTTCTAAATGCAGATGCTCGGTACGTTATAATTGTGGAAAAG CATGCAATATTTCAACGGCTTACTGAGGATCGTTTTTTTCATCAAATTCCAAGCATTCTTATCACGGCTAAAGGTTACCCAGATATTGCCACAAG ATTTCTTCTTTACCGAATCAGTAAAGCTTTTCCTGACTTGCCAATTCTAGCTTTGGTGGATTG GAATCCAGCTGGATTAGCTATTCTATGCACCTTCAAATTTGGAAGCATAGGAATGGGCCTAGAGGCATACCGATACG CTTGCAATGTCAAGTGGTTAGGACTGCGGGGGCATGATCTACCCTTGCTGCCGAACCAATCTTTCGTTCCATTGAAGCCAAAGGATCTGCAAATTGCTCAAAGCTTGATGTCCTCGGGAATCTTACAG GATAATTACAAGGAAGAAGTGGCCTTGATGGTTCAGAGCGGAAGGAGAGCTGAAATCGAGGCCCTATACTTTAATGGATATGATTATTTGGGGAAGTACATAGCTAAAAAAATTGTACAGTCCGATTATGTATAA
- the LOC114375535 gene encoding meiotic recombination protein SPO11-2 isoform X2: MEDLRNLTLKFFSDQELCYADIVPLAQVRARIEVSVLNFLKILNASSPAISDLPLIQRKYSNSRVNHGLLTELSRVFLSNSVSTRSLMRPNAAKAFVRVWKVMEMCYQILLQEKRVTQRELFYKLLCDSPHLFPSQTHVNRTIQGYYQCVVCFEFNAWCFRWEYINLCQTDLVALLRCSRFSLGIMASSRGLVAGRLILQEPGKEAVDCSLCGSSGFAISGDLNLLDSLVLNADARYVIIVEKHAIFQRLTEDRFFHQIPSILITAKGYPDIATRNPAGLAILCTFKFGSIGMGLEAYRYACNVKWLGLRGHDLPLLPNQSFVPLKPKDLQIAQSLMSSGILQDNYKEEVALMVQSGRRAEIEALYFNGYDYLGKYIAKKIVQSDYV, encoded by the exons ATGGAAGATCTTCGGAATTTGACGCTAAAATTCTTCTCCGATCAAGAGCTTTGCTATGCTGATATCGTCCCTCTTGCTCAG GTCCGAGCCAGAATTGAAGTCTCTGTCCTCaattttctcaaaatattaaatGCCTCCAGCCCTGCCATCTCAGATTTGCCTTTG ATTCAGAGAAAATATAGCAATAGTCGAGTGAATCATGGCCTGTTGACTGAACTATCACGTGTTTTTCTCTCCAATTCCGTATCGACGAGGTCTCTGATGAGACCTAACGCAGCAAAGGCTTTTGTTAGGG TGTGGAAGGTGATGGAGATGTGCTATCAGATATTGCTTCAGGAAAAGCGTGTCACTCAGAGGGAGCTCTTCTACAAGCTGCTGTGTGATTCGCCACACCTGTTTCCTTCTCAAACACATGTCAACAGGACAATCCAAGGTTATTACCAGTGTGTTGTTTGCTTTGAATTTAATGCTTGGTGTTTTAGATGGGAATATATCAATCTGTGCCAAACAGATCTTGTAGCATTGCTTCGGTGCAGCCGATTCAGTCTTGGAATTATGGCATCTAGTCGAGGACTTGTAGCTGGCCGTCTGATTTTGCAG GAACCGGGCAAAGAGGCTGTTGATTGCTCTTTATGCGGTTCTTCTGGATTTGCAATATCTGGTGACTTGAATTTGTTGGATAGTTTGGTTCTAAATGCAGATGCTCGGTACGTTATAATTGTGGAAAAG CATGCAATATTTCAACGGCTTACTGAGGATCGTTTTTTTCATCAAATTCCAAGCATTCTTATCACGGCTAAAGGTTACCCAGATATTGCCACAAG GAATCCAGCTGGATTAGCTATTCTATGCACCTTCAAATTTGGAAGCATAGGAATGGGCCTAGAGGCATACCGATACG CTTGCAATGTCAAGTGGTTAGGACTGCGGGGGCATGATCTACCCTTGCTGCCGAACCAATCTTTCGTTCCATTGAAGCCAAAGGATCTGCAAATTGCTCAAAGCTTGATGTCCTCGGGAATCTTACAG GATAATTACAAGGAAGAAGTGGCCTTGATGGTTCAGAGCGGAAGGAGAGCTGAAATCGAGGCCCTATACTTTAATGGATATGATTATTTGGGGAAGTACATAGCTAAAAAAATTGTACAGTCCGATTATGTATAA
- the LOC114375535 gene encoding meiotic recombination protein SPO11-2 isoform X3, protein MEDLRNLTLKFFSDQELCYADIVPLAQVRARIEVSVLNFLKILNASSPAISDLPLIQRKYSNSRVNHGLLTELSRVFLSNSVSTRSLMRPNAAKAFVRVWKVMEMCYQILLQEKRVTQRELFYKLLCDSPHLFPSQTHVNRTIQDLVALLRCSRFSLGIMASSRGLVAGRLILQEPGKEAVDCSLCGSSGFAISGDLNLLDSLVLNADARYVIIVEKHAIFQRLTEDRFFHQIPSILITAKGYPDIATRFLLYRISKAFPDLPILALVDWNPAGLAILCTFKFGSIGMGLEAYRYACNVKWLGLRGHDLPLLPNQSFVPLKPKDLQIAQSLMSSGILQDNYKEEVALMVQSGRRAEIEALYFNGYDYLGKYIAKKIVQSDYV, encoded by the exons ATGGAAGATCTTCGGAATTTGACGCTAAAATTCTTCTCCGATCAAGAGCTTTGCTATGCTGATATCGTCCCTCTTGCTCAG GTCCGAGCCAGAATTGAAGTCTCTGTCCTCaattttctcaaaatattaaatGCCTCCAGCCCTGCCATCTCAGATTTGCCTTTG ATTCAGAGAAAATATAGCAATAGTCGAGTGAATCATGGCCTGTTGACTGAACTATCACGTGTTTTTCTCTCCAATTCCGTATCGACGAGGTCTCTGATGAGACCTAACGCAGCAAAGGCTTTTGTTAGGG TGTGGAAGGTGATGGAGATGTGCTATCAGATATTGCTTCAGGAAAAGCGTGTCACTCAGAGGGAGCTCTTCTACAAGCTGCTGTGTGATTCGCCACACCTGTTTCCTTCTCAAACACATGTCAACAGGACAATCCAAG ATCTTGTAGCATTGCTTCGGTGCAGCCGATTCAGTCTTGGAATTATGGCATCTAGTCGAGGACTTGTAGCTGGCCGTCTGATTTTGCAG GAACCGGGCAAAGAGGCTGTTGATTGCTCTTTATGCGGTTCTTCTGGATTTGCAATATCTGGTGACTTGAATTTGTTGGATAGTTTGGTTCTAAATGCAGATGCTCGGTACGTTATAATTGTGGAAAAG CATGCAATATTTCAACGGCTTACTGAGGATCGTTTTTTTCATCAAATTCCAAGCATTCTTATCACGGCTAAAGGTTACCCAGATATTGCCACAAG ATTTCTTCTTTACCGAATCAGTAAAGCTTTTCCTGACTTGCCAATTCTAGCTTTGGTGGATTG GAATCCAGCTGGATTAGCTATTCTATGCACCTTCAAATTTGGAAGCATAGGAATGGGCCTAGAGGCATACCGATACG CTTGCAATGTCAAGTGGTTAGGACTGCGGGGGCATGATCTACCCTTGCTGCCGAACCAATCTTTCGTTCCATTGAAGCCAAAGGATCTGCAAATTGCTCAAAGCTTGATGTCCTCGGGAATCTTACAG GATAATTACAAGGAAGAAGTGGCCTTGATGGTTCAGAGCGGAAGGAGAGCTGAAATCGAGGCCCTATACTTTAATGGATATGATTATTTGGGGAAGTACATAGCTAAAAAAATTGTACAGTCCGATTATGTATAA
- the LOC114376858 gene encoding 2-C-methyl-D-erythritol 2,4-cyclodiphosphate synthase, chloroplastic produces MAASSFTTSSILFPFTTSSKSPPSQLFPSFPCKHHTLRLRPVSVSAASTPTPSIQADKSPVSATPSKLLPFRIGHGFDLHRLEPGYPLIIGGINIPHDRGCEAHSDGDVLLHCVVDAILGALGLPDIGQIFPDSDPKWKGCASSVFIHESVRLMHEAGYEIGNLDATLILQRPKLSPHKDAIKANLSALLGVDSSVVNIKAKTHEKVDSLGENRSIAAHTVVLLMKK; encoded by the exons ATGGCAGCTTCTTCCTTTACAACATCTTCCATTCTCTTCCCATTCACAACTAGTTCTAAATCCCCTCCTTCTCAACTATTCCCCTCTTTTCCTTGCAAACATCATACCCTCCGTCTCAGACCCGTCTCAGTCTCAGCCGCTTCAACCCCAACCCCCTCCATCCAAGCCGACAAATCCCCGGTCTCCGCCACTCCCTCCAAGCTTCTCCCCTTTCGGATTGGTCACGGCTTTGACCTCCACCGATTGGAACCCGGTTATCCCCTAATCATCGGTGGAATCAACATTCCCCACGATAGAGGTTGCGAGGCTCATTCCGATGGTGACGTTCTGCTTCACTGCGTTGTTGATGCGATTCTAGGGGCGCTAGGTCTTCCTGATATTGGCCAGATTTTCCCCGATTCTGATCCTAAGTGGAAGGGTTGTGCCTCTTCCGTCTTCATCCATGAATCT GTGAGACTTATGCATGAGGCTGGTTATGAGATTGGGAATTTAGATGCTACATTGATACTTCAGAGGCCAAAACTAAGCCCACACAAGGATGCTATCAAGGCCAACTTATCTGCACTGCTTGGGGTGGACTCTTCTGTAGTAAATATCAAAGCAAAAACTCATGAAAAGGTAGACAGCCTTGGAGAAAATAGAAGTATAGCGGCTCACACAGTGGTTCTTCTAATGAAGAAATGA